In Primulina eburnea isolate SZY01 chromosome 14, ASM2296580v1, whole genome shotgun sequence, the following proteins share a genomic window:
- the LOC140812502 gene encoding berberine bridge enzyme-like 21, which yields MLLLLLFFSSSLSFSSAATSDNSVYDTFVRCLSDNIKPKDQISKIVYGPQNSSFAKLLQDYIRNPRFSTSTTRKPLLLVTPSQESQVPATIICTKKIGVQLRIRSGGHDYEGISYVSNVPFIILDMFNLRSIDINIKDETAWVQSGAILGELYYAIWEKSKVHGYPAGVCPTVGVGGHISGAGYGNMLRKFGLTVDNLLDARIVDAKGQMLDRKGMGKDLFWAIKGGGGASFGVVTAYKIKLVRVPHVVTVFRVQKTLEENVTDIVYRWQFVANKIADDLFIRLLVQPGTKKDKNSEKESADGHEGKTVKVTFIALFLGDSDRLVSVMKSQFPELGLTKQDCTEMSWIQSVLFWANFDNGTSEKVLLERKLDSISFNKRKSDYLKTPMPKDGLEGLWKQIMTLGKAGMVFNPYGGRMNTIAESKTPFPHRKGNIFKIQYFANWKEAGFEAENKYLAQTRRLYSYMTPFVSKNPREAYLNYRDFDIGITDNGNNTYHQAKVYGLKYFKGNFDRLVKVKTAVDPENFFRSEQSIPPLPSFH from the coding sequence atgctgctgctgctgcttttCTTTTCGAGCAGCCTCAGCTTTTCCTCTGCGGCAACCTCGGATAATTCGGTTTACGATACCTTCGTCCGGTGCTTATCAGACAACATAAAACCCAAGGATCAAATCTCTAAGATAGTCTACGGTCCTCAGAATTCTTCCTTCGCCAAACTTCTACAAGATTACATCAGAAATCCTCGTTTCAGCACTTCGACCACAAGAAAACCCCTGCTTTTGGTGACCCCTTCTCAAGAATCGCAAGTGCCAGCAACAATAATCTGTACAAAAAAGATAGGTGTGCAGCTCAGAATCCGCAGTGGTGGCCATGATTATGAAGGTATCTCCTATGTTTCTAACGTCCCGTTTATCATTCTTGACATGTTCAATCTTAGATCTATCGATATCAACATAAAGGATGAAACTGCTTGGGTACAATCTGGGGCAATACTTGGTGAACTCTACTATGCAATCTGGGAAAAAAGCAAAGTACATGGATATCCTGCAGGCGTGTGCCCCACTGTTGGTGTCGGCGGGCACATAAGCGGGGCTGGTTATGGTAACATGTTACGTAAATTTGGCCTTACGGTTGATAATTTGTTGGATGCACGGATTGTTGATGCGAAAGGTCAAATGTTGGATCGAAAAGGGATGGGAAAAGACCTTTTCTGGGCAATCAAAGGTGGTGGGGGTGCTAGTTTTGGAGTTGTAACAGCATACAAGATTAAACTAGTGCGTGTGCCACACGTTGTGACAGTTTTTAGGGTCCAGAAAACGTTGGAAGAAAATGTTACAGACATTGTTTACCGTTGGCAATTCGTAGCAAACAAGATAGCTGATGATCTCTTCATAAGACTTCTTGTACAACCAGGTACTAAGAAAGATAAGAATTCAGAAAAAGAATCAGCAGATGGCCATGAGGGGAAGACTGTCAAAGTGACTTTTATTGCACTATTTCTTGGCGATTCTGATAGATTAGTATCTGTAATGAAATCCCAATTCCCAGAACTGGGATTGACAAAACAAGATTGCACAGAAATGAGCTGGATTCAATCAGTTCTATTCTGGGCAAATTTCGATAATGGAACATCAGAAAAGGTTTTACTTGAAAGGAAACTCGATTCCATCAGCTTCAACAAGAGGAAATCAGATTACCTGAAAACTCCGATGCCAAAAGATGGGTTGGAAGGGCTGTGGAAGCAGATTATGACGTTAGGAAAAGCCGGAATGGTTTTCAATCCTTATGGTGGGAGAATGAACACAATTGCCGAGTCAAAAACACCATTTCCACATAGAAAAGGGAACATATTCAAGATTCAGTATTTTGCCAACTGGAAGGAAGCAGGTTTTGAAGCCGAAAACAAGTACCTTGCACAGACAAGACGTCTCTATAGTTACATGACTCCTTTCGTGTCAAAGAATCCAAGAGAAGCATATCTCAATTATAGGGATTTTGATATCGGCATCACCGATAATGGTAACAATACTTACCACCAAGCAAAGGTATACGGGTTGAAGTATTTCAAAGGGAATTTTGATAGACTGGTTAAGGTAAAGACAGCAGTTGATCCAGAAAATTTCTTCAGGAGCGAGCAGAGCATTCCCCCTCTTCCTTCATTCCATTAA
- the LOC140813111 gene encoding berberine bridge enzyme-like 8, translated as MKTKYSIIAFSFFVAQLVFCVSLASSNPSQYEAFIQCLENYPKPSSAPISAVLYTPDNSSYSSVLQTYIRNLRFNESTSPKPRLIITALHVSHIQAAIICAKAYNFQMKIRSGGHDYEGVSYVSEHPNFFVLDMFNLRAINVSIADESAWVECGATLGEVYYRIAEKSNVHGFPAGVCPTVGVGGHFSGGGYGNMMRKYGLSVDNILDAQIIDVNGQLLDRKSMGEDLFWAITGGGGSSYGVVLSYKIKLPRVPPTVTVFRIRRTFDANFTNLIYRYQVVAPNFPDELFVRLTLDVVNSTSGQKTNRATFRALYLGSSQDLVSLTKASFPELGIEQADCIEMSWVESVLFWTDFSTGTPVNALLSRVPQVLNYLKRKSDYVKKPVPKPGLEFIFKKMVELQFPMLTFNPYGGEMGRIPASSKPFPHRAGNLFKLQYATNWNDGGVEVADYYINLTRALHTYMTPFVSMNPREAFLNYRDLDIGTTDNGRDSYREGQVYGFKYFKDNLNRLVRIKTMVDPQNFFRNEQSIPVFPRTK; from the coding sequence ATGAAAACTAAATATTCAATAATTGCATTTTCTTTCTTCGTGGCCCAGCTTGTATTTTGTGTCTCATTGGCGAGTTCTAATCCATCTCAATATGAGGCCTTCATCCAATGCCTTGAAAACTACCCTAAACCCTCTTCCGCTCCAATCTCAGCTGTACTCTACACTCCAGATAATTCATCTTATTCATCTGTTTTGCAAACTTACATTAGAAATTTAAGGTTTAATGAATCCACCAGCCCCAAACCACGTCTCATTATCACAGCATTGCATGTTTCTCACATCCAAGCGGCCATTATTTGCGCTAAAGCATACAATTTCCAGATGAAGATCAGAAGCGGCGGCCACGACTACGAAGGTGTTTCGTACGTGTCCGAGCATCCCAACTTCTTCGTTCTTGACATGTTCAATCTACGGGCTATTAACGTCAGCATTGCCGACGAGTCCGCCTGGGTTGAATGTGGCGCCACTCTTGGTGAAGTTTACTACAGGATTGCTGAAAAAAGCAACGTTCATGGCTTCCCCGCCGGAGTTTGCCCCACTGTTGGCGTTGGTGGCCATTTCAGCGGTGGCGGTTATGGTAACATGATGCGAAAATACGGCCTTTCGGTTGACAATATACTTGATGCTCAGATTATCGACGTCAACGGGCAGCTTCTCGACAGAAAGTCAATGGGAGAAGATCTTTTCTGGGCCATCACCGGCGGAGGAGGATCAAGCTATGGAGTCGTGCTGTCGTACAAAATCAAGCTCCCCCGAGTCCCACCGACGGTAACCGTTTTCAGGATTCGTAGAACTTTCGATGCGAACTTCACAAATCTAATCTATCGTTACCAAGTAGTTGCACCCAATTTTCCGGATGAATTATTCGTGAGACTCACGCTGGACGTGGTAAACAGCACCTCCGGACAAAAAACAAATAGGGCCACATTTCGCGCTCTGTATCTGGGAAGTTCGCAAGACCTTGTTTCTCTGACAAAAGCGAGTTTTCCGGAATTAGGAATAGAGCAGGCAGACTGCATTGAAATGAGCTGGGTTGAATCAGTTCTTTTCTGGACTGATTTCTCGACAGGGACCCCGGTAAACGCCCTTCTCAGTAGGGTTCCTCAAGTTCTGAATTACCTGAAAAGAAAATCCGACTACGTGAAGAAACCGGTGCCAAAGCCAGGGCTTGAATTCATATTCAAAAAAATGGTGGAACTGCAATTCCCAATGCTGACATTCAACCCTTACGGAGGTGAAATGGGTAGGATCCCAGCTTCTTCAAAACCCTTCCCGCATAGAGCAGGAAACCTCTTCAAACTGCAGTACGCAACAAACTGGAACGACGGCGGAGTCGAGGTTGCAGACTACTACATAAATCTGACGAGAGCGCTGCATACTTACATGACCCCGTTCGTGTCAATGAACCCAAGGGAAGCCTTCTTGAATTACAGGGATCTCGATATCGGAACGACCGATAATGGAAGGGACAGTTACAGGGAGGGACAGGTTTATGGCTTCAAGTACTTCAAGGATAATTTGAACAGGCTGGTCAGAATTAAGACCATGGTTGATCCACAAAACTTCTTCAGAAACGAGCAAAGCATTCCTGTCTTCCCCCGGACTAAATAG